A stretch of Desulfobacteraceae bacterium DNA encodes these proteins:
- a CDS encoding AzlD domain-containing protein, which yields GMGLVTFIPRWLPLAFLARRRLPSWFVEWLDLIPAAILSALLAPALLTGGTPRSLDLFRSELWVAVPTLWVALKTKSLGASVLAGMLLFWLAGMLVP from the coding sequence GGGATGGGGCTGGTCACGTTCATCCCCCGATGGCTGCCGCTGGCCTTTCTCGCCCGCCGCAGGCTGCCGTCCTGGTTTGTCGAATGGCTGGACCTCATCCCGGCCGCCATCCTCAGCGCCCTGCTGGCCCCCGCCCTGCTGACCGGCGGCACCCCCCGCAGCCTCGATCTTTTCAGAAGCGAACTTTGGGTGGCCGTTCCCACGCTTTGGGTCGCCCTGAAAACCAAATCCCTCGGGGCGAGTGTGCTGGCCGGGATGCTGCTTTTCTGGCTGGCCGGGATGCTGGTCCCGTGA